The Aureispira anguillae genome contains a region encoding:
- a CDS encoding tetratricopeptide repeat protein, giving the protein MKIPYFTLFIFLSSFITIETQGQTPWRKRAKIAANFEKSGDLHQAAIYYRSVYQEKPEKLEYSFKAGQCFLELRDYENAVKSLEVVKDENNNPKYNKPGYKYALALKQKGAVNEAKEAFNHFLLDYQGVDKALYQEFVENELKGCNYALKAQQYTNPTVKIEHLDAKINSSKTEFAPIPFTNDVLYFSSTIKGVAKIHRTVKQADGWVRPQIPSIFLGKMERAHFGNGSFTQDGHRFYFTQCDIKDGKPQCAIYLMEDLGDGQWSTPVILPDYINPENANTTHPIVVNSGDHEILYFASNRPGGKGGLDLWYSTRPITGDNKSFTLPKNLGRNINSIGDEISPFYHKATGTLYFSSNGRVSAGGLDIFKSKGQKLQWEVAQNLGFPINSSADDLYYTISEAHGGGYLVSNRPFLPERKTTTDDDIFYFGIENIEINVSGAITDSDYPEKGLLKDLNIKLFKKTTIGDEELIDERMLALGEYQFEGLSPNTSYIIAVEKENFHVTSFPFTTGSKSQNTNYDIELIARTDIVIPPKTDPQAIRHYIMHPRHQSNDNAYQLPVDPIDPNLGIEYEGDTLKIFYEFDAIAGLGDHRKLYYDQYGNPQPYHEPIIPTQQNQKEPSSVPGPYPPSPLAAPNVVYKIQVSAVRKFRADKYEDLKEVGRLSTEEIAGGIKRILVINKKINNENIDGFKRKSDALNALSYVLNNSRFEYAFVIKYVNGERIGEGFRGWDEEEGLETDTKPDGRIPKDVYEGF; this is encoded by the coding sequence ATGAAAATACCATATTTTACGCTTTTTATTTTTCTGTCCTCTTTTATAACGATAGAGACGCAAGGTCAAACCCCTTGGCGGAAACGAGCAAAAATAGCTGCAAATTTTGAAAAAAGCGGTGATTTACATCAAGCTGCTATTTATTATCGTAGTGTTTATCAAGAAAAGCCTGAAAAATTGGAATATAGCTTTAAGGCAGGGCAATGCTTTTTAGAATTAAGAGATTATGAAAATGCCGTGAAGTCCTTAGAAGTCGTTAAAGATGAAAATAACAATCCTAAATACAATAAGCCAGGTTATAAATATGCTTTGGCTCTTAAGCAAAAAGGAGCCGTAAACGAGGCTAAGGAAGCTTTTAATCATTTTTTATTGGATTATCAAGGGGTTGACAAAGCGCTTTATCAAGAGTTTGTTGAAAATGAATTAAAAGGCTGTAATTATGCCTTAAAGGCACAACAATATACCAACCCAACTGTCAAAATTGAACACCTAGACGCTAAGATTAATAGTTCCAAAACAGAATTTGCTCCAATTCCTTTTACCAATGATGTATTGTATTTTTCATCCACCATTAAGGGCGTTGCCAAAATCCACAGAACAGTAAAACAAGCCGATGGGTGGGTTCGCCCCCAAATACCTTCTATTTTTTTAGGAAAAATGGAACGTGCTCACTTTGGAAATGGTTCTTTTACACAAGACGGGCACCGATTTTATTTCACTCAATGTGACATCAAAGATGGCAAGCCTCAATGTGCTATTTACTTGATGGAAGATTTGGGCGATGGACAATGGTCTACCCCTGTTATCCTTCCCGATTACATCAATCCTGAAAATGCCAATACCACACATCCTATTGTTGTCAATTCTGGCGATCACGAAATTCTATATTTTGCCTCTAATCGACCTGGAGGAAAAGGAGGGCTAGATTTATGGTATTCTACACGCCCCATTACAGGAGATAATAAAAGTTTTACCTTGCCCAAAAATCTTGGTCGAAACATCAATAGTATTGGAGACGAGATTAGCCCATTCTATCATAAAGCGACTGGAACACTATATTTTAGTTCGAATGGTCGTGTCAGTGCTGGAGGCTTAGATATTTTTAAATCTAAAGGACAAAAATTACAATGGGAAGTTGCTCAAAACTTGGGCTTTCCGATTAACTCCTCTGCGGATGATCTATACTATACCATTAGTGAAGCGCATGGCGGAGGCTATTTGGTTTCCAATCGCCCTTTTCTACCCGAACGCAAAACGACAACAGATGACGATATTTTCTATTTTGGCATTGAGAACATTGAAATTAATGTTTCTGGCGCAATAACGGACTCTGATTATCCTGAAAAAGGACTGCTAAAAGATTTGAATATTAAGTTATTTAAAAAAACAACTATTGGGGATGAGGAATTAATAGATGAACGTATGTTAGCCCTTGGGGAATATCAATTTGAGGGCTTGTCTCCCAATACTTCTTATATTATTGCAGTAGAAAAAGAAAATTTTCACGTTACTAGTTTTCCTTTTACAACGGGAAGTAAGTCTCAAAATACAAACTATGATATAGAGTTAATTGCCCGAACAGACATTGTTATCCCTCCCAAAACAGACCCACAAGCTATTCGGCATTACATTATGCATCCACGCCATCAATCCAATGATAATGCTTATCAATTGCCTGTTGATCCTATCGACCCCAATTTGGGAATAGAATACGAAGGAGATACCCTCAAAATTTTTTACGAGTTTGATGCGATTGCTGGTCTAGGAGATCATCGCAAGTTATACTATGATCAGTATGGCAACCCCCAACCCTACCATGAGCCAATAATTCCAACACAACAAAACCAAAAAGAGCCTTCTTCGGTTCCAGGACCTTATCCACCTAGCCCTCTTGCCGCTCCTAATGTTGTTTATAAGATTCAGGTTTCTGCCGTTCGAAAATTTAGAGCGGATAAATATGAAGATTTAAAAGAAGTGGGCCGTTTATCAACAGAAGAAATTGCTGGTGGAATCAAACGTATTTTGGTCATTAATAAAAAGATAAATAATGAAAATATAGATGGATTCAAACGAAAATCCGATGCCTTAAATGCACTATCTTATGTTTTAAACAATTCTCGATTTGAGTATGCTTTTGTTATAAAATACGTCAATGGAGAGCGTATTGGAGAAGGCTTTCGGGGTTGGGATGAAGAAGAAGGTTTAGAAACGGATACCAAACCTGATGGGCGCATTCCCAAGGATGTTTACGAAGGTTTTTAG
- the recA gene encoding recombinase RecA, with protein sequence MAKKSTSGDDNKLKALQTTLDRLKKTYGKGAVMRLGDQQVEKIDTISTGSVALDVALGTSGFPKGRVIEIYGPESSGKTTIALHAIAECQRGGGIAAFVDAEHAFDRFYAEGLGIDVDELIFAQPDYGEQALEIAESLIRSGAIDILVVDSVAALVPRSEIEGEMGDSKMGLQARLMSQAMRKLTSAISKTNCCCIFINQLREKIGVMFGNPETTTGGNALKFYASQRLDIRRSGGAIKDREGKVVGNHVKVKVVKNKLAPPFQIAEFDIMYGEGISKSGEIVDLGTEFGILSKSGAWYGYGDGKIAQGREAAKQFMLDNPEVAEEIEAKIRAELMGTELEEEEKTKKAEGVDA encoded by the coding sequence ATGGCCAAAAAAAGCACTTCTGGAGACGACAATAAGTTAAAAGCATTACAAACAACCTTAGATCGTCTTAAAAAAACATATGGAAAAGGCGCTGTAATGCGCTTAGGGGATCAGCAAGTTGAAAAAATTGATACCATTTCTACAGGATCTGTTGCCTTAGATGTAGCCTTAGGTACTAGTGGTTTTCCAAAAGGTCGTGTAATTGAAATTTATGGTCCTGAATCTTCTGGTAAAACGACTATTGCATTGCACGCAATAGCGGAATGCCAAAGAGGTGGAGGAATTGCTGCTTTTGTTGATGCAGAGCACGCTTTTGATCGTTTTTATGCAGAGGGACTAGGGATTGATGTTGACGAGTTGATTTTTGCACAACCTGATTATGGTGAACAAGCATTGGAAATTGCAGAGAGTCTTATTCGTTCAGGTGCTATTGATATTTTGGTGGTTGACTCTGTTGCAGCGTTGGTGCCACGAAGTGAAATCGAAGGCGAAATGGGGGATTCTAAAATGGGATTACAAGCTCGTTTAATGTCTCAAGCAATGCGTAAATTGACGTCGGCTATTAGCAAAACAAATTGCTGTTGTATCTTTATCAATCAATTGCGTGAAAAAATTGGGGTTATGTTTGGCAACCCTGAAACAACAACAGGTGGTAATGCATTGAAATTTTATGCTTCTCAACGTTTGGACATTCGCCGTTCAGGGGGAGCAATTAAGGATAGAGAAGGCAAAGTTGTTGGTAATCACGTTAAGGTTAAAGTGGTCAAAAATAAATTGGCTCCACCATTCCAAATTGCAGAATTTGATATTATGTATGGTGAAGGAATTTCTAAAAGTGGTGAAATTGTTGACTTGGGAACAGAGTTTGGCATTTTGTCTAAGAGTGGTGCTTGGTATGGATATGGAGATGGGAAAATTGCGCAAGGGCGTGAGGCTGCTAAACAGTTTATGCTGGACAACCCTGAGGTAGCAGAAGAAATTGAAGCAAAAATTCGTGCCGAACTAATGGGGACAGAATTGGAAGAAGAGGAAAAAACAAAAAAAGCAGAAGGCGTTGATGCCTAA
- a CDS encoding DUF4837 family protein: MQHFLSYLITTIIIISVLFSCTEKQRTRFAVTPTAYGKVDNIMVVADEYTWTTTIGDTFRNYFEALYPVTPQPEPIYDLRYKTPTQFKEGKILKTHRAILIIGALDDMNDPASAEIRKAIGKENVQRAKEQSTYRIAIHKDRWAQGQTVIYWFGPTRNELLKTIVKDYQKVMNQFNKADTKLFIQQIYAPGQNIAASREIQKNFNLNLKIPKEYVVANLDSASIWLRRETNKTSSSIFIYSLPLADSTLPSPKHHKHFRNKLTKVYFSTRIKGSYMTMDDISLPIYYQEMNFDNKPTLQARGLWKMEVDQMGGSFVTYMIKDVPNNRVILLDGFVHAPGQKKRPEMRKLDMIFSTLSS; the protein is encoded by the coding sequence ATGCAGCATTTTCTAAGCTACCTTATCACCACAATCATCATCATTAGCGTACTTTTTAGCTGTACCGAAAAACAACGTACTCGATTTGCCGTTACGCCAACTGCCTATGGAAAAGTTGACAACATTATGGTTGTTGCAGACGAATACACTTGGACCACAACAATAGGTGATACCTTTCGAAATTATTTTGAAGCCTTATACCCTGTTACACCACAACCCGAGCCGATTTATGATTTGCGCTATAAAACACCTACTCAATTCAAAGAAGGGAAAATACTCAAAACTCATCGTGCCATTCTTATTATAGGAGCATTAGACGATATGAATGATCCAGCTAGTGCCGAAATACGGAAAGCTATAGGAAAGGAAAACGTTCAACGAGCAAAAGAACAAAGCACCTACCGCATAGCAATCCACAAAGATCGTTGGGCACAGGGACAAACGGTAATCTATTGGTTTGGACCAACTAGAAATGAATTGCTAAAAACAATAGTGAAAGATTATCAAAAGGTAATGAATCAATTCAATAAGGCGGATACCAAATTGTTTATTCAGCAAATTTATGCTCCTGGACAAAACATAGCCGCAAGCAGGGAGATTCAAAAAAACTTCAATCTTAATCTGAAAATTCCCAAAGAATATGTCGTTGCCAATCTGGATAGTGCTTCTATATGGTTAAGAAGAGAAACCAACAAAACCAGTAGCAGTATATTCATTTATAGTTTGCCCTTAGCAGATTCTACTCTACCTAGTCCTAAGCATCACAAACACTTTCGAAATAAATTGACCAAGGTTTATTTTTCCACCCGCATAAAAGGATCTTACATGACAATGGACGATATTTCATTGCCCATCTATTATCAAGAAATGAATTTTGACAACAAGCCTACTCTACAAGCCAGAGGGCTTTGGAAAATGGAAGTTGACCAGATGGGGGGATCTTTTGTTACTTATATGATAAAGGATGTTCCCAATAATAGGGTCATCTTACTGGATGGGTTTGTTCATGCTCCTGGACAAAAAAAGCGCCCTGAGATGCGCAAGTTGGACATGATTTTTTCTACCTTATCTTCTTAA
- the porQ gene encoding type IX secretion system protein PorQ, with protein sequence MKYWLIVFLLFISLGTYAQIGGNSTYEFLRIPNSARITALGGSLITVRDADLNLAYHNPAALNPSMHRRIAFNQSAYMGGVTHGYLAYGHYIDQGKVPVMVHAGLQYISYGKFQNRDVTGTYTGETSAAEYAINIGAGYQISKFLSVGANAKTILSYLGSYNSTGMAFDAAAMFSDTAKKISLTVAFKNMGTQFSTYARNGNMEPLPFDLQIGFAHRLKYIPLRFSVIMHNIQQWGIVYDDPSQQDNQVLLTGNEDQQTDNSAIKVVDDIFRHFIFNMELLFGKKGKPEVFRVAVGYNHMRRGELLSANLSDIAGFSFGCGLRIKQFQLDYGFGGYHFAGSAHHFSLAVNLDAILKGAWKKKK encoded by the coding sequence ATGAAATATTGGCTTATTGTATTCCTTCTTTTTATTAGTTTGGGAACCTATGCACAAATAGGGGGAAATAGCACCTATGAATTTTTGAGAATACCCAATTCTGCTCGTATTACTGCCCTAGGGGGGAGTTTAATTACTGTCCGAGATGCTGACCTCAATTTGGCCTATCACAACCCAGCAGCTTTAAATCCTTCTATGCATCGTCGAATTGCATTTAATCAAAGTGCATATATGGGAGGAGTGACGCACGGATATTTGGCGTATGGTCATTATATTGACCAAGGCAAAGTACCAGTAATGGTGCATGCAGGCTTGCAGTATATTAGTTATGGAAAATTTCAAAATAGAGACGTAACAGGAACATATACAGGCGAAACAAGTGCTGCGGAATACGCTATCAATATAGGAGCAGGTTATCAAATTAGCAAATTTTTGTCGGTAGGAGCCAATGCCAAAACGATTCTTTCTTATTTAGGAAGTTACAATTCTACAGGGATGGCTTTTGATGCTGCTGCTATGTTTTCAGATACGGCTAAAAAGATCAGTTTGACCGTAGCCTTTAAAAATATGGGGACGCAGTTTTCTACTTATGCTCGTAATGGAAATATGGAACCGCTGCCTTTTGATTTGCAAATTGGGTTTGCTCACCGTCTAAAATACATCCCTTTGCGTTTTTCTGTTATTATGCACAATATACAACAATGGGGGATTGTTTATGACGACCCTAGCCAACAAGATAATCAAGTGCTATTGACTGGCAATGAAGATCAGCAAACGGATAATTCAGCCATAAAAGTAGTAGACGATATTTTTAGACATTTTATCTTTAATATGGAGTTGCTATTTGGCAAAAAAGGCAAACCAGAAGTTTTTCGAGTAGCAGTAGGTTATAATCACATGCGTAGAGGAGAATTGCTTTCGGCAAATTTAAGTGATATAGCGGGCTTTTCTTTTGGTTGTGGGCTTCGCATCAAACAATTTCAGCTTGATTATGGATTTGGAGGCTATCATTTTGCAGGATCTGCACATCATTTTAGTCTTGCTGTCAATTTAGATGCCATCTTAAAAGGTGCTTGGAAAAAGAAAAAATAA
- a CDS encoding toxin-antitoxin system YwqK family antitoxin gives MHLLKIFISFVLFFCLYACKTKTVIVRYDKRVVERYQVLAKTNTRHGYYKVYHDNGNLALEHTYEKGKLQGEEKIYHEDGSLSGVLNLEKGKYQGPFIYYHPEGTIKQKGYYKDDVLMGKLYSYYNTGQLKECVTIKRNMEDGPFQEYSPEGVLIREGNYVSILGDEEGLEHGLLYEYDAETRKLMTKKRCDEGFCCIIWQRGKGYLRPMTSVCDEIMKESKEKEERLGSD, from the coding sequence ATGCATTTACTCAAAATATTCATAAGTTTTGTTCTATTCTTTTGCCTCTATGCTTGCAAAACTAAAACCGTCATTGTTCGGTATGACAAACGTGTGGTAGAACGTTATCAGGTACTCGCTAAAACCAATACTCGTCATGGTTATTATAAAGTGTATCACGATAATGGTAATTTAGCCTTAGAACATACCTATGAGAAAGGGAAGTTGCAAGGGGAAGAAAAAATTTATCACGAAGATGGTTCTTTGTCTGGGGTTTTGAATCTGGAAAAAGGAAAATATCAAGGTCCTTTTATTTATTATCATCCAGAAGGAACCATCAAACAAAAAGGTTATTATAAAGATGATGTGCTGATGGGAAAACTGTATTCTTATTATAATACAGGGCAGCTCAAAGAGTGTGTAACCATCAAAAGGAACATGGAAGATGGTCCTTTTCAGGAATATTCGCCTGAAGGTGTTTTGATACGAGAAGGAAACTATGTTTCTATTTTGGGAGATGAAGAAGGTCTAGAACATGGTTTATTATATGAGTATGATGCCGAAACAAGAAAGCTAATGACCAAGAAACGCTGTGATGAAGGGTTTTGTTGCATTATTTGGCAACGAGGAAAGGGCTATTTAAGACCAATGACAAGTGTTTGTGATGAAATTATGAAGGAATCCAAGGAAAAAGAAGAAAGATTGGGCAGCGATTAG
- a CDS encoding toxin-antitoxin system YwqK family antitoxin — MKAIKIIAISSLFLLGVVACTSTADDQSDNTTTVDQNTAAPVVAIELEDTEQYSADSMVKIQHQIDKATGYKHGIYKEYDVPTGALMTERTYVQNKIEGLEKIYFANGQVDGEFTYKDGVHDGVFKYYYEDGTLKQQGSYKAGKMEGVLSSYYANGTLKEEVMHVDGLTQGVFKEYNENGSLKAEGGYTSKSDRENLEHGPLKLYDENGELIQKMVCKDGQCCTIWTLEDGAVKPSSKLCEAIINEHKS, encoded by the coding sequence ATGAAAGCAATAAAAATAATAGCGATCAGTAGCCTATTCCTATTGGGGGTGGTGGCTTGTACTTCAACTGCTGACGATCAAAGTGATAATACCACAACTGTAGATCAAAATACAGCAGCTCCTGTTGTTGCCATTGAATTAGAGGATACAGAACAATACAGTGCTGATAGCATGGTGAAAATTCAACATCAAATTGATAAAGCAACTGGTTATAAACATGGTATTTATAAAGAATATGATGTTCCAACGGGGGCATTAATGACAGAGAGAACTTACGTTCAAAATAAAATAGAAGGGCTTGAAAAAATTTATTTTGCTAACGGTCAAGTTGATGGCGAATTTACCTACAAAGATGGGGTACACGATGGCGTATTTAAATATTATTATGAAGATGGTACGCTAAAGCAGCAGGGGAGTTACAAAGCGGGGAAAATGGAAGGCGTTCTGAGTTCTTATTATGCCAATGGCACTTTAAAAGAAGAGGTTATGCACGTTGATGGACTTACGCAAGGAGTTTTTAAGGAGTACAACGAAAACGGTAGCCTAAAGGCAGAAGGGGGCTATACGAGCAAAAGTGATCGAGAAAATTTAGAACATGGCCCTCTAAAATTGTACGATGAAAATGGCGAACTTATCCAAAAAATGGTTTGTAAAGATGGTCAATGTTGCACGATTTGGACCTTAGAGGATGGAGCGGTAAAACCCAGCAGCAAACTTTGTGAAGCGATTATTAATGAGCATAAATCTTAA
- the queG gene encoding tRNA epoxyqueuosine(34) reductase QueG has product MEGANKRLIREKAYELGFSFMGVSAARELTDEARKLEQWLNQGMHGQMHYMGNHFDKRIDPRKLVDGAKTVVTLLYNYHSTQTQEDPTAPKISQYAYGKDYHTIIKQKLYSLLEYIQEEIGAVSGRCFVDSAPVLERDWAKHSGVGWIGKNTLLITKGEGSYFFLAELIIDLELEDDGPIKDYCGRCTRCIDACPTEAIHPEGYWVDGSKCISYFTIELKDELPQEMQGKFDNWMFGCDVCQQVCPWNRFAKQHQEPAFDPHPDLLTMTNKDWEEITEEVFRKVFKKSAVKRTKYAGLTRNIAFLKK; this is encoded by the coding sequence ATGGAGGGAGCAAACAAACGGCTTATTCGAGAAAAGGCTTATGAATTAGGGTTTTCTTTTATGGGAGTTTCGGCAGCAAGAGAACTGACGGATGAAGCCCGTAAATTGGAACAATGGCTGAATCAAGGAATGCACGGGCAAATGCATTATATGGGCAATCATTTTGATAAACGGATTGATCCCCGAAAATTGGTAGATGGAGCCAAAACAGTTGTCACTTTATTATACAATTATCATTCTACTCAAACACAAGAAGATCCAACGGCTCCCAAGATTTCTCAATATGCTTACGGGAAAGATTACCATACAATCATCAAGCAAAAATTGTATTCGCTATTGGAATACATTCAAGAAGAAATTGGAGCCGTTAGTGGGCGTTGTTTTGTTGATTCTGCTCCTGTTTTGGAACGAGACTGGGCAAAACATAGTGGGGTTGGTTGGATCGGTAAAAATACCTTGCTCATTACCAAAGGCGAGGGGTCTTATTTTTTCTTGGCAGAGTTGATTATTGATTTAGAATTAGAGGACGATGGTCCTATTAAGGATTATTGTGGGCGCTGTACACGTTGTATAGATGCTTGCCCAACAGAGGCAATTCACCCCGAAGGTTATTGGGTAGATGGAAGCAAATGTATTTCTTATTTTACAATAGAATTAAAAGATGAATTGCCCCAAGAAATGCAAGGAAAGTTTGACAATTGGATGTTTGGTTGTGATGTTTGCCAACAAGTCTGCCCTTGGAATCGTTTTGCTAAACAGCATCAAGAGCCTGCTTTTGATCCCCATCCTGATTTGCTGACAATGACCAATAAAGATTGGGAAGAAATTACAGAGGAGGTCTTTAGAAAGGTGTTTAAGAAGTCTGCTGTGAAGCGAACAAAATACGCTGGTCTAACGAGAAATATTGCTTTTCTAAAAAAATAA
- a CDS encoding DUF1573 domain-containing protein codes for MRFLYEVMLIEHTSKTILQMAQISSFFWLGSLFLLIVSCNDAPPKTETTNNLTHQDTPVVPKVEQPSTDTIAIDTVVMDSMPIDTIKKVQKIERPTRKPPKIKFETISYTYDTIQQGAIVEYSFKFKNEGERPLSIKDVKGSCGCTIGSYPFLDIAPNEESVIKARFDSKGKKGPQFTTITVYSNANAKGDVLSLKGVVKE; via the coding sequence ATGCGATTTCTCTACGAAGTAATGTTAATTGAGCATACTTCTAAAACAATACTTCAAATGGCACAGATTTCTTCTTTTTTTTGGTTGGGTTCCTTGTTTCTATTAATTGTATCTTGTAACGATGCGCCTCCAAAAACAGAGACAACCAATAATCTCACGCACCAAGATACCCCTGTCGTACCGAAGGTGGAACAACCGTCAACGGATACTATTGCAATCGATACTGTTGTTATGGATAGTATGCCAATAGATACCATCAAAAAAGTTCAAAAAATAGAGCGTCCGACTCGCAAACCACCTAAAATAAAGTTTGAAACAATTTCGTACACTTACGACACCATTCAACAAGGAGCGATCGTAGAGTATAGTTTCAAATTTAAAAATGAGGGCGAACGTCCTTTGTCTATCAAAGATGTAAAAGGTTCTTGTGGTTGTACAATTGGGAGTTATCCATTTCTTGATATTGCGCCTAATGAAGAAAGTGTGATAAAAGCAAGATTTGATAGCAAAGGAAAGAAAGGACCTCAGTTTACGACCATTACGGTGTATAGCAATGCCAATGCCAAGGGGGATGTTTTATCGCTAAAAGGAGTAGTGAAGGAATAG
- a CDS encoding DNA polymerase III subunit gamma/tau yields MSNFVVSARKYRPIRFDDVVGQQHVSQTLKNAIQSNHLAQAFLFCGPRGVGKTTCARILAKVLNCQAPTEAMEPCDTCESCQSFNNNASLNISELDAASNNSVEHIRALIEQVRFAPQSGQYKIYIIDEVHMLSQQAFNAFLKTLEEPPAYAIFILATTEKHKIIPTILSRCQIFDFNRIQVADMAAHLQRICQEEAIEAEEEALNVIAQKADGALRDALSIFDRIVSFSGNSIAYKDVIENLNILDYDYYFKVVEAILTENASQLLLLFDQISRKGFDGDIFVNGLAEHLRNLLVCKDAKTLELLEVSGNIKDRYQQQAALVPMALVLSALSIANDCDVNYKMARNSRLHVEMALIKMAYIQRAMRPQVTVAAPLEKKTVDDNIPNTLQDTAPNYSPPPVEKNVIEPQKETTKTTTTSSIDSAPKAELKSDNKPVSMPETVKVSSNFAEKLAKKAGNGFLSKITDQVKEEQEQPAEEAMPFTLDNLEIIWKQYWSAIESQSTQILFKTAQLSILDEEKGTLKIVTAGNRAKDAIFRDRAVRQLLINTFQKKELSFEVEIDQTKIETPKPQKMIPQTDREKYVHFLKLNPVLKEFQKRFQLLPPKNN; encoded by the coding sequence ATGAGCAATTTCGTAGTATCAGCAAGAAAATATAGACCTATTCGCTTTGATGATGTTGTTGGCCAACAGCATGTATCTCAAACCCTAAAGAATGCTATTCAGAGCAATCATTTAGCGCAGGCGTTTTTATTTTGTGGCCCTAGAGGGGTCGGAAAAACAACTTGTGCCCGTATTTTAGCGAAAGTGCTCAATTGCCAAGCGCCAACGGAAGCAATGGAACCTTGTGATACCTGTGAGTCTTGCCAATCGTTTAACAACAATGCTTCTTTAAATATTTCTGAGCTGGATGCTGCATCCAACAACAGCGTTGAGCATATACGAGCATTAATTGAACAAGTGCGTTTTGCCCCACAAAGTGGACAATACAAAATCTATATTATAGATGAGGTACACATGCTTTCTCAGCAGGCCTTTAATGCTTTTTTAAAAACGCTAGAGGAGCCTCCTGCTTATGCTATTTTTATCTTAGCAACCACGGAGAAACATAAGATAATTCCTACGATTTTGTCTCGCTGCCAAATATTTGATTTTAATAGGATTCAAGTCGCAGATATGGCTGCGCATTTGCAGCGTATTTGCCAAGAAGAAGCAATCGAAGCAGAAGAAGAGGCACTAAATGTTATTGCTCAAAAAGCAGATGGGGCACTTCGAGATGCACTTTCTATTTTTGATAGAATTGTTAGCTTTTCTGGAAACTCCATTGCTTATAAAGATGTTATTGAAAACCTTAACATCCTAGATTATGATTATTATTTTAAAGTAGTCGAAGCCATCTTAACTGAAAATGCCAGTCAGCTACTTTTGTTGTTTGACCAAATTTCTAGAAAGGGGTTTGATGGCGATATTTTTGTTAATGGTTTAGCCGAACATCTGCGAAATTTATTGGTTTGTAAGGACGCAAAAACCTTAGAGCTATTAGAAGTTAGTGGTAATATCAAAGATCGCTATCAACAGCAAGCCGCCTTGGTTCCAATGGCTTTGGTTTTATCAGCACTGAGCATCGCCAATGACTGCGATGTCAATTATAAAATGGCTAGAAATAGCCGTTTGCACGTTGAAATGGCCTTGATAAAAATGGCTTACATCCAACGTGCCATGCGCCCCCAGGTAACCGTTGCTGCACCCTTAGAAAAAAAAACGGTAGACGATAATATTCCCAATACCCTTCAAGATACAGCACCTAATTATTCGCCTCCACCAGTAGAAAAAAACGTCATTGAGCCTCAGAAAGAAACCACCAAAACAACGACCACTAGTTCTATTGATTCAGCTCCTAAAGCAGAGTTAAAATCTGACAACAAGCCTGTTTCAATGCCTGAAACGGTTAAAGTATCTAGTAATTTTGCTGAAAAATTAGCCAAAAAAGCAGGCAATGGTTTCTTATCTAAAATAACAGACCAGGTAAAAGAGGAACAAGAACAACCTGCTGAAGAAGCAATGCCCTTTACGCTAGATAACCTAGAAATTATCTGGAAACAATATTGGTCGGCTATCGAGTCTCAATCTACTCAAATTCTATTCAAAACGGCTCAATTATCCATTTTGGATGAAGAAAAGGGAACCCTCAAAATAGTAACGGCAGGGAACAGAGCCAAAGATGCTATCTTTAGGGATCGAGCGGTTCGACAACTACTGATTAATACTTTTCAGAAGAAAGAACTTAGTTTTGAAGTCGAAATTGATCAAACTAAAATAGAAACGCCTAAACCTCAAAAAATGATCCCACAAACTGACCGTGAAAAATACGTCCATTTTTTAAAACTGAACCCTGTGCTTAAAGAATTTCAAAAACGTTTCCAATTATTACCCCCAAAGAATAATTAA
- a CDS encoding autorepressor SdpR family transcription factor, which yields MNNLFKALNDQTRRQILELLKEKDMTAGEIADQFNISKPSISHHLDLLKRADLVVSIRQGQFISYSLNMSVFEEVIQWLMQFRDEKI from the coding sequence ATGAATAATCTTTTCAAAGCATTAAATGATCAAACTAGGCGACAAATACTAGAATTGCTCAAAGAAAAGGACATGACTGCAGGAGAAATTGCAGATCAATTTAACATTTCGAAACCAAGTATTTCACACCACTTAGATTTGCTCAAACGGGCGGATTTGGTCGTCAGTATACGTCAGGGGCAATTTATTTCCTATTCTCTAAACATGAGCGTTTTTGAAGAGGTAATTCAGTGGTTAATGCAATTTAGAGATGAAAAGATATAA